Proteins co-encoded in one Nicotiana sylvestris chromosome 7, ASM39365v2, whole genome shotgun sequence genomic window:
- the LOC138872754 gene encoding uncharacterized protein, with amino-acid sequence MGVKEAWPWGRWVWRKLNIPKHNFICWLTMHQRLMTKTRLCHLGISQDDRCRMCGMHEETTQHLFFECPFSKIFLHEILLWLGIHIQQIDIAGIWRRMARITKGKRCREVVLAIVATLVYWIWKARNKAVWEYKLPTTRYVIQQIKQEYRTRKIKFVTKNLSIRENEWIDRSSKNTERGR; translated from the coding sequence ATGGGAGTTAAAGAAGCATGGCCATGGGGAAGATGGGTGTGGAGAAAACTGAATATACCCAAGCACAACTTTATATGCTGGCTTACTATGCACCAAAGGCTGATGACCAAAACTAGACTATGCCATCTAGGCATAAGCCAAGATGATAGATGCCGAATGTGTGGAATGCATGAGGAAACTACACAACATTTGTTCTTTGAATGTCCTTTTTCTAAAATATTCTTACATGAGATACTACTGTGGCTAGGGATACATATACAACAAATTGATATAGCTGGAATTTGGAGACGAATGGCCAGAATCACCAAAGGGAAGAGATGCAGAGAAGTAGTGCTGGCTATAGTAGCAACACTGGTCTACTGGATATGGAAGGCACGCAACAAAGCAGTGTGGGAGTACAAACTACCAACTACAAGGTATGTGATACAACAGATCAAGCAAGAATACAGAACGAGGAAGATAAAGTTTGTAACTAAAAACCTGAGTATTAGAGAAAATGAATGGATAGATAGATCAAGCAAGAATACAGAACGAGGAAGATAA